From the genome of Prunus persica cultivar Lovell chromosome G8, Prunus_persica_NCBIv2, whole genome shotgun sequence:
CTCTGTCACGGCGGCTAGGAAGGAAGATAAGGAGGAATTGCCAGTTCATGGGCTGTCCTTGCTTACTCCAGGAATCAAGAATCCAAAGGAAGAATCAGCTTCCAGTGGTTCAAGATCCACTTGTGGCAGGGCAGTCTCCTTCTCTACTGCCAATGCTCAATCCAATATGCGGACTCCACCGCAGCAGCCAACTAGCCGGAAACAGAGAAGGTGCTGGTCTCCGGAGTTGCATCGGAGATTCGTCAATGCCTTGCAGCAACTTGGAGGTTCACAAGGTTAGATAttggaactttttttttctggtcaaCTGTTAGATATTGAATCTGAAATTCAGGTTCTAATGTAAATTAACATGTATGTCTTACTTTCGTGATTGTGAGAGTCTAGATTCTAAAACTTAAATTGGAGTTAGTTcccaaatttgttttgtttgctcaTTATTTTGGTTTCATGGATTTGATTCTTTAGAGTTCACAATGGAAATGTGGATTATTAAATGTTTGAATCTGGAAAAGGTGCAAGTATTGTCATTTTCCTTCTATGGCTAGGCTACTTTAATTTTCAATGGTTGAACTCCAGAATATCTTGTGCTATTAATCAAACATATGTATAAGGATATTAGTATGAATCTGGCAAGTGACAGAATATTTGTTGCATAACAGATATTTATACTCTCTTTATTTTCCCCCACCATATATAGTGTCTAACTTGAACTTTTTGGATCTTTTGCAGTGGCCACTCCAAAGCAAATTAGAGAACTCATGCAGGTTGATGGCTTGACCAATGACGAAGTGAAGAGTCATTTGCAGGTCGGTTCTAAGTTTCCCTTTCCTTGCTTCTGTTTGATtatgtaaaaaaatttcaaagtaaCAAAGGAGAAGGCATTGTGGAAGTCTTCGTCCTTAGAAAGACTGAGATTGGACTTTCAAAcatttttattacttttgaCATTGCATGTTGATGTTGAAAATTGAGCGAATTTTCTTGTCAATGCAGAAATACCGACTTCACACAAGAAGAGTTCCAGCTGCCACTGCAGCCCCAGACAATCAATCTGTAGTTGTTTTGGGGGGCTTGTGGATGTCCCAAGATCAATATGCTGATTCTTCAAAAGCTAGTAGTTCCCAATCTGGCTCACCCCAAGGTCCCCTCCATTTAACTGGAACTGgtggagatgatgaagatgatgaagatgcaAAATCTGAAAGTTATAGCTGGAAAGGTCACATTCAAAAATCTGGAAAAAATGATGTATAGAGTTTATCCACCATCAATTTTGCAGATATATTTATACATGGGAGGAGCCAAtgaatataaagaaaaatataattacattatacataaaagGAGAAGGATCTTGAGAGACAGACAGAGCGGCTATGAAATTTTGCAGGATTAGTTTCCCTTCCCCTATGTCTTGAGTATGAGTTTTATTGTCTCAAAATTGGTATAAGAATTTGTTGGTTAGGTCCTCATGTCCATGGAAGAAACAAGGCCATTTTTCCTACATCAAGCTCATAGTTCCATGGAAGTTTTATTGTTTTAGATTTGAAGTCTTTCAGATGGGTTCTTGAGCATTTCAGGTGGTGGAACAATTCAATCATGATCTCATCTTAAATGGGCCCTGAGGGATCTGTCTCTCTCAATCTGTTGAAAACTGACCCTGCAGCTTCGTCGCTTTTTAATTCTCAGACTGAAGAGAGCTCCTTTGTCTAAATTATCTTCAGAGGAATGATGGAAGTATTGGTCAAACTATGAAATCCAAGGCGCAGATGAAATGTTTGAAATCCAACAGCAAACATCAATTGAACATTTCAActgatgaaaaataaatgtcaAAATTCTATGCTTTATGATTGTTAAAAACTAGGCACTCGAACCATcttgttttcagttttgcGTAATTGTTGTctgtattgtttctttttggtcaaaattgCTGAAGACTTCCACTAATCCAAATAGAATAAAAAAGTTGTGCAGAATggtttgctttttttcttcttgttttcacCCTGGATTGGACAACTCCAGATACCAAACCTTTAGGACTTAGCAGAACCGCATATCAGCTTTTATCAGGAGAATAAGGTGGAACCCTCTAACAGTTAACATATTCTAATGTCCTTGGAGGTATGCCTTCCTAAGTAGATGACAACTTCGGTATTTTCAAGATTACTATTGTACTCTTTTGGTCCATGGCATTTTGAAACTATGCTTCTGCTTGACATTCCTAAGCTCAAATGAGATGATAATTAATTACTCCAtcatattatttgaaaaatagtggttatagtaataaaaaaaattgttttgcaTTAATGAAATTGAGTCTTCAATTCAATCCCATTCTGCCTATATTTCTATTGTTTAAGTTATCTTTAATTTGCTTCTAGCCCAGTGGAAAAAGGGCATTGATTTGCATACTAGAGGTCTTAGGTTTGAATCTCCATGATatcatagttgtgtgtgtgtgtgtaagtAATCTCTCACccttagggctcgtttggtacacaggactgtcttggcatggactatgttTAGGGACTggtttggcttggcttggcttggtctaagttggataacacttatcctgtgtttggtgtatgctGAGACTAggactagaattttttttattttttcaaaaatatctatatatatatgtatatatacatgtatataagtatattataataatattatatattttaaataatataaacgtacatacatatatatataagtgtatataggtgtatatatgtatattataatatacatgggtataatacatatattataatatacatgggtataatacatatacatatatttatatatatgtatgtataatataatatataatatatatgggtatgttataataataataatatacatgtatatatgtgtttatatatatatgtatatgtgtatatacatgtatatatgtacatcatagtatatgtgtatgtaataataataataataataataataataataataataatagtaatatatgttattagtattacaatataatatatgcatcttatacattggtgaacataggac
Proteins encoded in this window:
- the LOC18766167 gene encoding myb family transcription factor EFM produces the protein MGSVPPELSLDFRPTFVPKTISDFLKEVSMIGSVSERLSKLDDFVKRLEEEMRKIDAFKRELPLCMFLLNDAILALKEDAVQCAAPNVQPVLEEFIPLKKDCEKNNGGTNNNKKEKDCRDKKNWMSSVQLWNTDNYQHPSSDFPYDRKQVSEIDSKRNEAENGLANEDPFQTCRNRTAGRAFMPFKTYPAFSVTAARKEDKEELPVHGLSLLTPGIKNPKEESASSGSRSTCGRAVSFSTANAQSNMRTPPQQPTSRKQRRCWSPELHRRFVNALQQLGGSQVATPKQIRELMQVDGLTNDEVKSHLQKYRLHTRRVPAATAAPDNQSVVVLGGLWMSQDQYADSSKASSSQSGSPQGPLHLTGTGGDDEDDEDAKSESYSWKGHIQKSGKNDV